One region of Elusimicrobiota bacterium genomic DNA includes:
- a CDS encoding (2Fe-2S)-binding protein, protein MISFTVNGKKRNYKGPPFKRLIDVLREDFGLTGTKEGCGEGECGACTVLVDGKPVASCLIPVCQLPGRRVETVESLGQPGRLSPLQKSFAEHAGAQCGFCTPGILMTASRLKETDADAVRIGLAGHLCRCTGYVHIVESVTKTPKGRKR, encoded by the coding sequence ATGATCTCCTTCACCGTCAACGGGAAGAAACGGAACTACAAAGGCCCCCCCTTCAAGCGGCTCATCGACGTCCTGCGCGAGGATTTCGGCCTCACCGGCACCAAGGAAGGCTGCGGCGAGGGCGAGTGCGGGGCCTGCACCGTGCTGGTCGACGGCAAGCCCGTCGCCAGCTGCCTCATCCCCGTCTGCCAGCTGCCCGGCCGCAGGGTCGAGACCGTGGAGAGCCTGGGCCAGCCCGGACGCCTGAGCCCCTTGCAGAAGTCCTTCGCGGAGCATGCCGGGGCCCAGTGCGGCTTCTGCACCCCCGGCATCCTCATGACCGCCTCCCGTCTCAAGGAGACCGACGCGGACGCCGTGCGCATCGGCCTGGCCGGGCACCTCTGCCGCTGCACCGGCTATGTGCACATCGTGGAGTCCGTGACCAAAACTCCTAAGGGGAGGAAGCGATGA